Within Natronobacterium texcoconense, the genomic segment TCCACTGGCTAGCAGCAGCGACAGCAATACCTCGGCGCCGTAGACGAACACGAGCGTCGCTGGCTCCCACTCGAGGGCGACGACGCCGACGAGTGGAACGTAGGTTCGCCAGGAAGATCGGCAGGAGCGCCGCCCGGTCGCCGGCTCGTTCGGACGGGAACGGGGAAGGAACGATTTCGTGAGCGGTTTCTTTCCACCGTCTAATAAGGCGTTTGATAGGACGCGATCAGATCGTGATCAACACCGCCCCCACGACCACCAGCGCCGCGCCAGCGACGACGCCTCGAGTTACACGCTCGAGGTCCCGTAACAACACCGCTGCGAACACGAGCGTAAACAGCGGCGCGGTCGCGACGAGCGGATCGACGATGGCGATCCGGCCTTCCTCGAGGCCGAGTGCGGCCATCAGCGACAGCATCGCGACGGTCGTCACCAGGCCGCTGCCGACGAAGTACCGGTAGGAGGCACGCGGCTTCTCGAGGACGTCCCGCCCACCGACGACAGCAACGTACGCGACGAGCGCGACCAGCCCGGCCGTCTCGTTGATGGCGACCGCCTCGAGCGCGGAGATCGGCGTCTCGAGCATGCCGTACCGTCGGGCGACGTTCGCGACCGCGAAGGTGATCGCGGCGGCGATCGGCCACAGCAACTCGCGGGCCTGCCAGCCCTCGAGGTCGCCGCCCTGGGAGGCAGTCAGCACCGAGAGTCCGGCGACGAGAATCACGATGCCCAGGCCCGTCACCGGCCCGAGTGGTTCGCCGAGAAAGACCAGCGCGATCAGCGTCGCGAACAGCGGTCGCGTACTGAGGATCGTACTGTTGAGGCTCGCGCCGACCTTGTCGACGCCGACGAAGATCGTGATCCGGCCGAGTGCGGTGCCGATCACGCCCGCGAAGGCGAAAACGGCGAGCACCTCGAGCGTAAGTCCTGAGAACGCAGACCGGCCGTAGAGGGCGGCGATGACGAGCCAGTAGATCACCGAGTCGACGATCACGACGACTAGCGACGCCTGGACCGACCCGCCACCTGCGGCCATCCCACGCTTGTCGAAGATCGGCGCGAACCCCCAGAAGAGAGCCGGGATCAGGGCGAGCACCAGTACCTGAAGCGTCGCGTCGGTCATCGACGATCCTCCGTTCCAGTCCGTATTGCCATCGCCGGAAGTGCGGACGGGCAACGGGTCAATATTGTGCTCTCGGCGATTCGTCCACCGTCGCGTTCGACGATGTCGTCCGAGCAACTGTCGTCGGGTGGAAATGGACGACGCGAGCGCTATCGATCGACACCAGACAGTATTTACCTCTCGGTTAACTACGCGTTACCCACGTCTATGCCGTCTCCATCCGCCGAAACCGTTTCCCCGCCGCTCGAGGTGTCCCCTCTCGAGTGGCTGGAATCCTCTCTACTCGAGTTCGCCGGGTCGCTCGGAGACGGTGCGTGGCTCTCGGTCGCGCTTATCTTGCTTGGCTCGGTCCTACTGGCGCGGTTCGTCCAGTGGGCGAGCCGTCGATATCTCGGCAGCAGGGGCGAAGAGGAGACGTTCGGCCGGGCGGCCTTCACCGAGGTCCACACGCCGCTTGCGATCACGGTCGCACTGCTTGGCGTCTACTTCAGTCTGGCCGTACTGGACCTCCTCGAGTCGGTCGTCGTCGGTCTCATCGGCACGGTGCTGGTCGTTCTTTGGGCGCGAGCGTCGATCCGGATCGGCCGACACTGGATCGAGATGCTCCAGGAGGGGGAGGCGACCTACGAGTTCGCGCCGATGTTCGGCAACCTCTGGACGATCGTCGTCGCTATCAGTTCCGTCCTGCTGTTGGTCTCGATCTGGGATCTCGAGGTCACGCCCTTCCTCGCGTCGGCCGGCGTCATCGGCATCGTGATCGGCTTTGCCGCCCAGGACGCCATCGGGAACCTGATCGGCGGCGTCGCCCTGTACTTCGACAACACGTACAAACTCGGGGACGTCATCCGGGTCGAAGACGACATGCGCGGGACGGTCACCGACGTCGGCATCCGGAGCACGACGGTGCTGACCGAGGACAACCTGCTCGTGACGGTGCCGAACGCGATGCTCAACTCGACGCAGGTGGTCAACGAGAGCGCGCCACAGCGACACATGCGGCTCCGGATCCCGATCACGGCCGCTTACGGTACCGACTACGAACTGGTCGAGGAACTCGTCCTCGAGGTCTGCGAGGAGTGTCCGCTCGTTTTGGACTCGCCGTCGCCGAAACTGCTCTTCAAGGAGTTCGGTGACTCTGCGCTGGTGTTCGAACTCAGAGTGTACATCAACCACCCGCTGGTCGAGAAACGCGCGATCGACCGGATCAATCGCGGCGTCTACGATGCCTTCGAGGACGCCGGGATCACGATCCCGTTCCCACAGCGGGAACTCAGCTTTTTGGAGGACGACGTCGGGTACGAGTTCGACGAGCGAACCGTGACCGACGAGTCGCCGGCGGATCGTGACTGATCCGCGCCGGCGTGCAAACCCATCTCTCGAGTATCGATCTTCGCCAGCCGGGAACTGGCACCGACCATTATTTCCATTCGGCGCGTACCATCGCGTATGTACGACCGAATCCTGCTACCGACCGACGCCGAGAAGGGAGCCGAACTCGCGACCGAACACGCCATCGCACTCGCCGACCACACCGACGCCGACCTCCACCTGCTGTACGTCGTCGACAGCGACGTCTACGGCTCCTACACCGGCGACGAGTACGTCCACGAACTCGAGGGGCTCGAGACTGCCCTCGAACAGGAAGGTGAGGACGCTCTCGAGGCGGCCGCTGAATCGGCTCGTGAGGCAGGTCTCGAGCCGGAGACGGCGGTCAGGCACGGGACGCCACACGAGGAAATTCTCGACTACGCCGACGACGAGGACGTCGACCTGCTGGTCATGGGGTCGAAAGAGCGCTCGGGCGAGTACCGACGACTGCTGGGAAGCGTCACCGACCGCGTCGCACGACTGGCCTCTCGGCCGGTGACGATCGTCAAGACGCCGGTCGAGGAGTAGTCGCCGGCGCTTTCGTAGCGACGTTCGGTAGCTACTCGAGCGCTGCGACGGCTCTGACCGGGGAGCCGTCGCCGTCTTTCAGCGGCAGTGGGAACGCATACAGCGTGAATCGCTCGGGAAGCTCCTCGAGGTTCGTGAGGTTCTCGAGGATCGGCAGGTCGGCACCCAGCAGTTCGTCGTGGGCGGGAATCCCGTCTGGTTCGTTCGCACTCGCGCGTTCCGTCGGCGTCGGATCCGGGCTGAGCGTATCCGTCGCGACGCCACAGTTCGCGTTTCGGAGGACCGTCGCAGTCTCTGGTGTAAGGTACGGATGGTCGAGGTAGGCATCGGTGTTCCAGTGGGCGTCGTAGCCGGTTCGGACGACCAGCAGGTCTGCGGACTCGAGCGTGGCCGGCAGCTCCGCTGGCTCGATCGGTTCCCGTGGTTCGCAGGGCGCGAGATCGACGAACTGCGCGTCGAAGACGTACTCGCCGACGTCGCGATCCTCGAGGGTGTCCCCGTCGGATTCGGTGTGACTTGGGGCGTCGATGTGGGTACCCGCGTGACTGCTACAGCGCAGTTCTCGAACGGAAGCGCCGTCCTCCGGTATTGTCGCCCACTCCTCGAGTTCCACCGCAGGGTCGCCGGGATACGTCTGCATTCCGGACTCGATCGGATGCGAGAGGTCGCGGTACATCGCTCGAGCGTTCGTTTGCCTCGGCAAAACCTGAACTGGTTTATCCGGGGCCGCACAATCGGCGACCGATGACAGTCGTCGCCTTCGACTTCGACGGGACGCTTTCCGACTCCGAGATGACCGTGTTGCTCGGTGACCGCTGTGGCGTCGCCGACGACATGGCCGAGATCACCGAACGCGCGATGAACGACGAAATCGGCTATGCCGAGAGTCTACGGGAACGAGCAGCCCTGCTCGAGGGCCTCTCCGAGGACGACGCCCGCGACGCCTTCGACGAGGTCGAACTCCGCGAGGGTGCAGCCGACCTGATCGCCGAATTGAACGACGCCGGCGTCACGACGGCGATCCTGACCGGCGGCTTCGAACGCGGCGTCGCGACGGCACTCGAGCGCGAGGGAGTCTCGGTCGATCACATCGTCTCGAACCGACTGCCGATGGAAGACGGGGAGAGCGAGGCGACAGCCTCGGATACTGCGAGCGGCGATCAGCCGCGAGCACTCACCGGCGACGTCGAGGGGCCACTCATCGAGGGGACCAAAGACGACGCCCTCGAGGATCTGGCCGACGACGTCGGCGTCTCGCTCGCGGAAACCGTCGCGGTCGGCGACGGAGCCAACGACCTGCCGATGCTCGAGGTCGCGGGGCTCTCGATCGGTTTCGACCCGAAACCGGCCGTCGAACCGGCGTGTGACGTCGTCGTGACCTCGATGGAGGAGGCCCGCGAGGTGCTCGACGAGGAGGCCGTCCTCGAGTCGGCCTGACCTGTTCCATTCTTACGTTTCTGCGGTTTCGACTGGCACTGCCGGCGATATGTCTCGGTTCCGACTCTCCTTGCGATATGCCAACCGGGTGTTCATGTATCTGCCCCGTGATCCATCTACTATGCGCGAATTCGCTTTTACCATCACCTACGACCGGGGTGCGGATCACCTGATGGACGTTTTCATCGACCACCCCGGTCTCTACGCGCGGACCGTCTCGTGTCAGGCGACCACCGAGACGATGTGGCGACTGGACGAGGTAACCGGTCCTCGAGAGGCACTGGCGGTCTACGACGACCGCCTCGCGAACCTCTCGCGGTGTTCCAGCCTCCGTGGAATGGGCGGCTGCTCGATCGACTGGACCTACGAGACGATCGCCGAACGCCCGACGCGTCGACTCATCTACTCCCGCCAGTCCGAGGGTGACGGCTGTCGGTCGGTGCCGTATCTCGCCGCGAAACACCTCGAGGACGGCGTTCTCTGCCGGGCCGAACAGCACGGCCACGAGTACCGGTGGCGGCTCCTCGCCGAGGACGACGTCGCGGTTCGCTCTATCTACGACGAACTGGGGGCGAACCTGCGTGACGGGCTCGCCCTCGAGTTCGAACGAGTCGGGGACTCGACCGACTGGCCCGACGACCTCGCGGAGCGTTCCAACCTGCCGTACAAACAGCGCGAGGCGCTCGAGCTGGCCGTCGAGTACGGCTACTACGACGATCCGCGTAGGATGTCGATCCAGGAAATCGCGGACGAAGAAGGGATTCCGACATCGACGCTACAGTACCGACTCACCCGCGCGGAGGCCTGGCTCGCCAGGACGTTCGTCTCGACCGACACGGGGGATCCAGTGGTGCAGGCGATGGCGACGACGGCCGACGACTAGTACCGTTCCAAGCGTCGACTGACAATCGAAATCGGGCGACCACCATCGATTTCTCCCAGCAGTTCCGGCTCGTGACGCCACTAGCGTCTGCCGTCTCGAGTGGTCCATCTCCCTGTCCCATCCCGGGTTTCGTTTCGCTTTCCGGACACGAGTTGGAATATGCCGAACGAAATTCCAACCGCTCTCGGCCGGTAGGATAGCTCGAGAGCGAACATGCACTCCGACGAACCGCGCACTGACAGTGGCGTATCGCGACGAAGCTATCTCGGACTCGGCGGCAGCGCACTGGCCGCGCTTTCATTTGCGCCGGCCGGCAGCGCAACCGAGGACGAAGCCGGTACCGAGGGGACGGCAGACCGAATTCTGATCCAGAACGGAACGATCGTTACCGTCGACCCCGACTACGGCGTCCTCGAGAACGCGGACCTGCTCGTCGAGGACGGCCGAATCGAGGAGATCGGTCACGACCTCGAGGCGCCGGCCGCGGCGACGATCGACGCCAGCGACGCGATCGTCACGCCCGGCTTCGTCAACTCCCATCTCCACACCTGGCAGGCCGGCGTCCGCGGCGTCGCGGGCGACTGGTCGTTCATGGAGTATCTCGATCTGATGCTTGGCCAGGTCAGCGCCCAGTACACGCCCGACGACGTCTATCTCGGGAACCTCTTTGGCGCACTCGAGCAACTCAACGCCGGCGCGACGACGATCCTGGACTGGTTCCACGTCGCCAATTCGCCGGGCCACACGAACCGGGCGGTCGACGCGCTCGAGGACGCCGGTATTCGGGCCGTCTTCGGCCACGGAACGCCGGGCGACGACAGCGACCTGTGGTGGGAGGAGAGTACGGAGCCCCACCCCGACGACGTCCGACGACTCGCCGAGGAGCGGTTCCCGACCGACGACGGCTTGCTCACGCTGGCGCTGGGGATCCGCGGCCCAGACTACTCGACCGACGAGGTCGTCGAACACGACATCGAACTCGCACGCGAACTCGGCGTGCCCGCGTCGATGCACATCGGCTCGCTCGGACCGGGCGGCGTCGAGACGCTCGAGGAACTCGACTTGCTTGGGGACGACCTCAACTACGTCCACGGCAATCGACTCACTGAAGAGGAGTTCGAACTGATCGGCGAGTCCGGCGGTTCGGTCTCGATCACGCCCGAGGTCGAGATGCAGATGGGGATGGGGATGCCGCCGCTACGGGAGACCATCGAGGGCGGTGCGATCCCGTCGATCGGCGTCGACATCGTCTCGAACGTCAGCGGCGACATGTTCACGCAGACGCGGTTCGCCCTGCAGACCCAGCGCGCGCTCGACAACCAGCCGACGGTCGAGGCCGGCGAGCAGGTCATGGATCTCTCGCTCACCGCACGCGACGCCCTCGAGTTCGCGACCATCGAGGGCGCACGGGCGCTCGGCCTCGAGGACGAGGTCGGGTCGCTGACGCCCGGTAAGCGGGCTGACGTTGCCCTCATCCAGGCGGACGACGTCAACACGACGCCGGTTCACGATCCGATCGAAACGGTCGTCTTCCAGGCGGGCGTCGGGAACGTCGACACGGTTCTCGTGGACGGCACCGTCGTCAAGCGCGACGGCGTCCTCTACAACCCGGCAGGGAGACGCCACCAGCATCGACTCGTTCGGTCGGGCCGTCGCGTCCTCGAGCGAAGCGGCGTCCTCGACTGATCGACCGGCTTCGATCGTCCAGAATCTCTGAATAACTGGCAGTAGAACCGTTCCCCAGGGCGATAGGGTTATTAACTCAGGAGCGAGTAAGTAGTTTTGATGTGGCAAGACTTCGTATTCATGGTTGGAAGCGGCCTCTCGATCGTATTCCTCGCACCGACGCTCCGGGACGCGACAGCCAGGGTTCCCCTCGGAACGAGCCTCCCGTCGATGGCCATCGGTCTCGTCTACGCGGCGACGTTCTTCACGCTCGGGATGACGTTCTCGGCCGCGGGCTCTTTCGCTGCTGGCAGCATGTGGGCGCTCATCGCCCTCATCCGATCACCCGTGACGCCGACTATCGTCCGGAACTCCGACCCCGCGCTGATCGCTCGAGACGTGCGCGTCTGGCTGAGTCGGCTCGGATCGAACGAGCTACCGGCCGACCAGTACGTTCGCGTCGACTCCCAGCAAAACCACTGATCTCGTCTCCGTTCGTTCTCGCGGCTCGTTTTCAGCTTTCAGCGTAGCGGTTCGCCCTCGAACTCCCGGTCGCCGTCCGACTACTCCGAAAAGAGGCTGGTGTGGACCGGAGCGAACGAGGACGATTCGTCGTCGCCGGGCGCAGTATCGGTGATGCTTCGGCCCTCGAGTCCCGCCTCGAGCAGGGCGGACAGCGGCGGACCGACCTTCTCCGGTTCGACGAGGAAGGCGTCGTGGCCGTGATCGGACTCGACGACGTGGTGGGCGACGTCGACGCGACCCTCACGAGCGGCGTCGGCCAGCGCCTCCGACTGCTCGACCGTGAAGTGCCAGTCTCCGGTAAACGACAGCAAGAGCAACTCGCCCTCGAACGCCGCGAGTGCGTCGGCGTCGCTCTCGTAGCCCGCCGACAGGTCGAAATCGTCCATCGCGCGGGTCAGGTAGAGGTAACTGTTGGCGTCGAACCGATCGACGAACTTCTCGGCCTGGTAGTCCAGATACGACTCGACCTCGCGGTAGGGGAAAAACGACGCCGCAGGGTCCGGTGGCTCCTCGCGGACGGTCTCTCGGCCCGCAGAGCGCCGGCCGAACTTCTGGGCCATCGACGCCTTCGAGAGGTACATGATGTGACCGATCTGTCGCGCGCGGGCGAGCCCGTCCTCGGGTTCCGGCCCGCCATAGTAGTGGCCGCCGTTCCAGTTCGGATCGGACGTGATCGCACGTCGGGCAACCGTATCGAGCGCGAGACACTGCGCGTCGAGACGTCCGGCGGTGGCAACCGCTGCGGCGCGTTCGACGTCGTCGGGATACCGGCGCAGCCAGTCCAGCACGTTCATCCCGCCGACGCTGCCGCCGACGACCGCGTGAAGTCGGCCGACGCCGAGTTCGTCGAGCAATCGTCGCTGGGCGCGCGTCCAGTCGCCGACCGTCACCGGCGGGAAGTCGGTGCCGTAGGGCTCGCCGGTCTCGGGATTCGTACTCGAGGGGCCGGTCGTCCCGTAACACGATCCCGGGACGTTCGCACAGACGACGTAGTACTCCGTGGTGTCGATCGCTTTCCCGGGGCCGACGACGTCGCCCCACCACGCGCGAGCCTGGCCAGCGGTGTCGTCGCCCGCGTCGGGTCGCCGTGCGACGTGGGAACTGCCGGTCAGGGCGTGACAGACGAGGACGGCGTTATCGCCTGTAAAGTCGCCGTAACTCTCGTAGGCCACCTCGAGCGACGGGATCGACTCGCCGGAGAGGAATTCGAACTCGCCGAGGTCGATCGTGTCTCTGGACGTCACGAGTGTTCACCCTCGGTCGTCCGGCCGTGTCGACGTTTCGGAACCGGCATTCGCTTCCGTGGCCGCCGAAATCGCCTGCTCGAGATCGGCCAGAATATCTTCGGGGTCTTCGATCCCCACGGACATCCGGACGAGGTCGGGCGTGACGCCCGCTTCCTCCTGTTCCTCGGGGGTTAGCTGGCCGTGGGTCGTGCTCGCGGGGTGGATGACCAGCGTCTTCGCGTCGCCGATGTTCGCGAGGAAGGACGCAAGTTCGACGTTCTCGCAGAACGCTTTCCCACCGTCGAACCCGTTCTCGAGGCCGAACGCAACCATCCCGCCGAAGTCTGCAAGATAGCGCCGGGCGTTGTCGTGAGTGGGGTGGTCCTCGAGTCCGGGATGGGTAACCCAGGCGACGTTCTCGTGATCCTCGAGGTAGTCCGCGACGATCCGTGCGTTCTCGCAGTGTCTCTCGACCCGCAGCGGCAGCGACTCGAGTCCCTGCAGGGTCTGCCAGGCGTCGAACGGCGTCTGCTGGTTGCCAAGCGTCCGCAGCGACCGGTATCGCGCCGCGGCGGCGAACGGTGCCTCGGGGAAGTCCCGCGAGAAGTCGACGTCGTGATAGGCGTCGTTCTCGCCGGCGATTTCGTCGTAGTCGTGCTCCCCCCAGGGGAACGAGCCGCCGTCGACGAGGACGCCGCCGACCGTCGTGCCGGAGCCGTGGAGCCACTTGGTCGTCGACTCCCAGACGACGTCTGCGCCGTGCTCGAGCGGCCGACAGAGTGCGGGCGTCGCGAACGTGTTGTCGACGACGAGCGGGACGCCGTGTTCGTGGGCGATTTCGGCGACGCGCTCGAAGTCGGGCGTCACCAGCGACGGGTTGCCGATCGTCTCGACGTGGACGAACGCGGTGTCCTCGTCGATCGCTTCCTCGTAGGCGTCGTACTCGAGGGTGGGGACGAATCGCGGTTCGATGTTTCGGCGGGTCGCCGTCTTCGAGAAGTAGGTCGTCGTCCCGCCGTAGGTGTCGGTCGAGACGACGACGTTGTCGCCGGCCTCCGCGAGGATCAGCGTCGCCGAGTCGAGCGCGGCCATCCCGCTGCCCGTCGCGACCGCGCCCGTCCCGCCCTCGAGTGCGGCGAGTCGTTTCTCCAAGGTCCGAACGGTCGGGTTCGAGATCCGCGAGTAGATGTGGCCCTCGTCCTCGAGCGCGTACCGCTCGGCGGCGGTATCGGCGTCCTCGAAGACGTAGGAGGTCGTCTGGTGGATCGGCGGTGCCCGCGCACCGGTCGCCGGATCGGGCGACTGTCCGGCGTGTACGCTCCGTGTCTCGAACCCGTGCCCGCGACACCCCGCCTCGTCGTCGGGCCCGTCGCTCGCGTCGTCGCTCATGTTTAGTACGCATACTTCTCTACGTTCATATGCGTCTCAGTAACGGCAAAAACCGCTGATCGTGGGTTTGGTTCACACGATTCCGGCGACGGATCGCTACACTCAAACGCCCGCCGTCTGATCCGTAGGGCGTGTCACGTCCCGTCTCCAGTCCCGAAACTGGTGCTCGAGCCGTCCTCGCGAGCGGTTTCCTGCTGGGTCTCGGCATGCTCGCCGTCTTGCTGACCGACCGCTCGCACATGCTCGCGGCGAACTTCGAGGTCTACCAGGTCGCCGCCGAAACCGCCCTCGCCGGCGGAGACTTCTACGCCGTCGCTCCCGACCGGTTCCCCAACTTCTTCTACCTGTATCCGCCGATCACGATCGTCCCGTTCCTCCCCTTCACAGCCGTCGGCCTCTGGACCGGCTTTCTCGCCCACACCCTCATCGAGGTCGCGCTCGGCCTCGCGTTCGCGTGGCTGCTCGTCCGCTGGATCGAACGCTACCGAACGCTCGAGACGATCGATTACGCCCTGATCGCCGGCTTCGTCGTCGGGTCGATCCACACCGTCCCCTCGCTGGTCTACGGCCAGGTCAACCTCCGGATGGCGCTTCTGATAGCGGTTGGCCTCTTCCTGCTCGAGCGAGCGGTCACGGCCGACGATTCCCATTCTGCGATGCGACTCGAGACGTTCGCCGGTATCGCTCTCGCGGGTGCAGCACTGTTGAAGGTCTTCCCTGCTGCGATCGGTCTCTGGCTGCTTCGCCTGCGTGCCTGGTGGACCGTCGCGGCTGCCGTCGCAACCGGCGTTGGCGGCCTCACACTCGGCGCACTCGTCTTCGGTCTCGAGCGAACCCGGACGTTCTTCCTCGAGGCGTTGCTTCCGCGCAGCGACGGCGACGCGTTCGCGGGCGGACTCGATCCCGCCGAGCCCTACGTCACGATCAGGCGACCGCTGTCCGTGCTGTTCGACCTCGAACCGACGCTGCTGTCGATTCTCGCTGCCGTCGTCTTGCTCGTCCCGCTCGCGTACGTCTACACGGGGATCGACTCGCCGCGGGATCGACTCGTCGGCGCGCACGCGACCGTCCTCGTCGTCTTCGTCTACTTCCCGTCGTTCCCACTGTACTACGTGATCACGTTCGGAACGCTGATCCCGCTACTGTACGTGCTCGAGGATCGCTCGGTCAGACTGCTCTTCGTCGGCGGCGCCTTGCTCGCGAACCTGGCGCTCACTGGCGGGACGCTCGAGGACGTCGCAGCCGTCGCACCGCCTGCGGTCGCCGGTCCGTTGCTCGCGGTCGGGATGCCGTTTCTGACGCTGTCGACGCCGGTTCTCGCGGGTGTGATCGCAATGCTCTCCGGCTGTGTACTGTATCGGCATCGACGCTCGGTGGAGTGAAAGGAGGGAGGAGGCGTCGTCGCGGTGGCGGCATCCGCGACGGCGCTTACTCCTGATTGTAGCCGTGGCCGAGATAGAGCGCGACGACGTTGATCGCGAGCAGTACGAGGAACGTGAGCGTTACGCTCGAGTCGCCGAGTCCCTGTGCGAGCAGCGGGACGTGGACGAACGGGAGGGCGATCGCGACCCAGAACGAGAGGAACTGGGCCGGACCTCTGAGCGAACGGA encodes:
- a CDS encoding helix-turn-helix domain-containing protein; this translates as MREFAFTITYDRGADHLMDVFIDHPGLYARTVSCQATTETMWRLDEVTGPREALAVYDDRLANLSRCSSLRGMGGCSIDWTYETIAERPTRRLIYSRQSEGDGCRSVPYLAAKHLEDGVLCRAEQHGHEYRWRLLAEDDVAVRSIYDELGANLRDGLALEFERVGDSTDWPDDLAERSNLPYKQREALELAVEYGYYDDPRRMSIQEIADEEGIPTSTLQYRLTRAEAWLARTFVSTDTGDPVVQAMATTADD
- a CDS encoding EamA family transporter, with amino-acid sequence MTDATLQVLVLALIPALFWGFAPIFDKRGMAAGGGSVQASLVVVIVDSVIYWLVIAALYGRSAFSGLTLEVLAVFAFAGVIGTALGRITIFVGVDKVGASLNSTILSTRPLFATLIALVFLGEPLGPVTGLGIVILVAGLSVLTASQGGDLEGWQARELLWPIAAAITFAVANVARRYGMLETPISALEAVAINETAGLVALVAYVAVVGGRDVLEKPRASYRYFVGSGLVTTVAMLSLMAALGLEEGRIAIVDPLVATAPLFTLVFAAVLLRDLERVTRGVVAGAALVVVGAVLITI
- a CDS encoding cyclase family protein, whose translation is MYRDLSHPIESGMQTYPGDPAVELEEWATIPEDGASVRELRCSSHAGTHIDAPSHTESDGDTLEDRDVGEYVFDAQFVDLAPCEPREPIEPAELPATLESADLLVVRTGYDAHWNTDAYLDHPYLTPETATVLRNANCGVATDTLSPDPTPTERASANEPDGIPAHDELLGADLPILENLTNLEELPERFTLYAFPLPLKDGDGSPVRAVAALE
- a CDS encoding universal stress protein gives rise to the protein MYDRILLPTDAEKGAELATEHAIALADHTDADLHLLYVVDSDVYGSYTGDEYVHELEGLETALEQEGEDALEAAAESAREAGLEPETAVRHGTPHEEILDYADDEDVDLLVMGSKERSGEYRRLLGSVTDRVARLASRPVTIVKTPVEE
- a CDS encoding mechanosensitive ion channel family protein — encoded protein: MPSPSAETVSPPLEVSPLEWLESSLLEFAGSLGDGAWLSVALILLGSVLLARFVQWASRRYLGSRGEEETFGRAAFTEVHTPLAITVALLGVYFSLAVLDLLESVVVGLIGTVLVVLWARASIRIGRHWIEMLQEGEATYEFAPMFGNLWTIVVAISSVLLLVSIWDLEVTPFLASAGVIGIVIGFAAQDAIGNLIGGVALYFDNTYKLGDVIRVEDDMRGTVTDVGIRSTTVLTEDNLLVTVPNAMLNSTQVVNESAPQRHMRLRIPITAAYGTDYELVEELVLEVCEECPLVLDSPSPKLLFKEFGDSALVFELRVYINHPLVEKRAIDRINRGVYDAFEDAGITIPFPQRELSFLEDDVGYEFDERTVTDESPADRD
- a CDS encoding O-acetylhomoserine aminocarboxypropyltransferase/cysteine synthase family protein; amino-acid sequence: MSDDASDGPDDEAGCRGHGFETRSVHAGQSPDPATGARAPPIHQTTSYVFEDADTAAERYALEDEGHIYSRISNPTVRTLEKRLAALEGGTGAVATGSGMAALDSATLILAEAGDNVVVSTDTYGGTTTYFSKTATRRNIEPRFVPTLEYDAYEEAIDEDTAFVHVETIGNPSLVTPDFERVAEIAHEHGVPLVVDNTFATPALCRPLEHGADVVWESTTKWLHGSGTTVGGVLVDGGSFPWGEHDYDEIAGENDAYHDVDFSRDFPEAPFAAAARYRSLRTLGNQQTPFDAWQTLQGLESLPLRVERHCENARIVADYLEDHENVAWVTHPGLEDHPTHDNARRYLADFGGMVAFGLENGFDGGKAFCENVELASFLANIGDAKTLVIHPASTTHGQLTPEEQEEAGVTPDLVRMSVGIEDPEDILADLEQAISAATEANAGSETSTRPDDRG
- the serB gene encoding phosphoserine phosphatase SerB, producing MTVVAFDFDGTLSDSEMTVLLGDRCGVADDMAEITERAMNDEIGYAESLRERAALLEGLSEDDARDAFDEVELREGAADLIAELNDAGVTTAILTGGFERGVATALEREGVSVDHIVSNRLPMEDGESEATASDTASGDQPRALTGDVEGPLIEGTKDDALEDLADDVGVSLAETVAVGDGANDLPMLEVAGLSIGFDPKPAVEPACDVVVTSMEEAREVLDEEAVLESA
- a CDS encoding glycosyltransferase family 87 protein, whose amino-acid sequence is MSRPVSSPETGARAVLASGFLLGLGMLAVLLTDRSHMLAANFEVYQVAAETALAGGDFYAVAPDRFPNFFYLYPPITIVPFLPFTAVGLWTGFLAHTLIEVALGLAFAWLLVRWIERYRTLETIDYALIAGFVVGSIHTVPSLVYGQVNLRMALLIAVGLFLLERAVTADDSHSAMRLETFAGIALAGAALLKVFPAAIGLWLLRLRAWWTVAAAVATGVGGLTLGALVFGLERTRTFFLEALLPRSDGDAFAGGLDPAEPYVTIRRPLSVLFDLEPTLLSILAAVVLLVPLAYVYTGIDSPRDRLVGAHATVLVVFVYFPSFPLYYVITFGTLIPLLYVLEDRSVRLLFVGGALLANLALTGGTLEDVAAVAPPAVAGPLLAVGMPFLTLSTPVLAGVIAMLSGCVLYRHRRSVE
- a CDS encoding amidohydrolase family protein produces the protein MHSDEPRTDSGVSRRSYLGLGGSALAALSFAPAGSATEDEAGTEGTADRILIQNGTIVTVDPDYGVLENADLLVEDGRIEEIGHDLEAPAAATIDASDAIVTPGFVNSHLHTWQAGVRGVAGDWSFMEYLDLMLGQVSAQYTPDDVYLGNLFGALEQLNAGATTILDWFHVANSPGHTNRAVDALEDAGIRAVFGHGTPGDDSDLWWEESTEPHPDDVRRLAEERFPTDDGLLTLALGIRGPDYSTDEVVEHDIELARELGVPASMHIGSLGPGGVETLEELDLLGDDLNYVHGNRLTEEEFELIGESGGSVSITPEVEMQMGMGMPPLRETIEGGAIPSIGVDIVSNVSGDMFTQTRFALQTQRALDNQPTVEAGEQVMDLSLTARDALEFATIEGARALGLEDEVGSLTPGKRADVALIQADDVNTTPVHDPIETVVFQAGVGNVDTVLVDGTVVKRDGVLYNPAGRRHQHRLVRSGRRVLERSGVLD
- the metX gene encoding homoserine O-acetyltransferase MetX encodes the protein MTSRDTIDLGEFEFLSGESIPSLEVAYESYGDFTGDNAVLVCHALTGSSHVARRPDAGDDTAGQARAWWGDVVGPGKAIDTTEYYVVCANVPGSCYGTTGPSSTNPETGEPYGTDFPPVTVGDWTRAQRRLLDELGVGRLHAVVGGSVGGMNVLDWLRRYPDDVERAAAVATAGRLDAQCLALDTVARRAITSDPNWNGGHYYGGPEPEDGLARARQIGHIMYLSKASMAQKFGRRSAGRETVREEPPDPAASFFPYREVESYLDYQAEKFVDRFDANSYLYLTRAMDDFDLSAGYESDADALAAFEGELLLLSFTGDWHFTVEQSEALADAAREGRVDVAHHVVESDHGHDAFLVEPEKVGPPLSALLEAGLEGRSITDTAPGDDESSSFAPVHTSLFSE